From Anopheles funestus chromosome 3RL, idAnoFuneDA-416_04, whole genome shotgun sequence, a single genomic window includes:
- the LOC125771434 gene encoding ribosome biogenesis protein BMS1 homolog: protein MADESSHTEAKKAHKKRHSGVKADKKKAKNKPTDRTKNPKAFAITKARSAEKRFRRKEDITTKKQHIPVVDKTPEEPPPVLIAVVGPPKVGKSTLIMNLIKNFTKTNVTNLNGPITVVTSKKRRITLIECNNDINSMIDVAKCVDLVLLLVDASFGFEMEIFEFLNICQVHGMPKIMGILNHLDMIKNAKALKMQKKLLKHRFWTEVYDGAKLFYLSGLIHGEYLKNEIRNLGRFISVMKFRPLTWRGAHSYMIADRMEDITNAEQIRLNAKCDRTVVLYGYVRGVPLKKENMVHIAGLGDLPIEELNTLPDPCPLPSGEKKRSLMEKERLLYAPMSGVGGIVYDKDAVYIELQGSHSHRHGVKNTEQQQIVDSFIEKKETFDVTIDNQEFRLFSDGAVIKSRDFVDESKQNGDDSDDDELEGEDEDEEEEEDSGLEDSDDEADVGKGARLGWIPEEADDDDDDEANDEDGSSEEDDEDDLNDLDTMGKKSRSSGYLSSDDEQTASGGNTMAWKEGLAARARKDYLNRLATNKNLMKIVYGVFSKFHKRQQEKADAENAESEDDDLLGGIFKTVTQKQTELQKKKSVQDVDECCFFEEYGDGIRDWTTKDNKDLIQNCFVTGKWKASEDAEELLKLDDMSDGDSDVYGDFEDLETGEKHEASKAPKKQTKDDGEGGTEDGDEKGGEAKEAEGKAVKRKATRIEEKNMSRTELMAKKMKLKAKFDSEYDNPEKDDQHIVGDHQYYEKLKADALRQSELNKKEFANLDEDVRLNIEGHRAGLYVRMSFKNVSAEFVEHFDPAYPVLIGGLNMVEENVGYVNCKVKKHRWYKKTLKTGDPLIISLGWRRFQTVPIYAKVEDDFKHRYLKYTPNHVTCSMSFWGPITLQNTGLMAIQSVAYDQKEVRKLGFRVAATGAVSESDKNVDIMKKLKLIGTPDKIYQKTAYIKGMFNSTLEVAKFEGAKVRTVSGIRGQIKKAVAPEGTFRATFEDRIQLSDIVFCRTWFRVNVPKFYAPITNLLLAPEKKTQWSGMKTLGQLKREKNIQFEPKEDSTYKKIVREKVAFRPLVIPKNLQKALPYKDKPKLGPLNPKKSFESERVAVVLSPHEQKVAKMMNMIKTNFQAKQSKQLRQVRERSKKYKKQLVNENFKKLQRQKELKKKVFKAISKMDSKKEEKMKSGKK, encoded by the exons ATGGCTGACGAAAGTTCACATACCGAGGCTAAAAAGGCCCACAAAAAACGCCATTCAG GTGTGAAAGCGGACAAAAAGAAggccaaaaacaaaccgaccGATAGGACGAAAAATCCAAAAGCCTTCGCTATCACTAAGGCACGGTCGGCGGAAAAACGATTCCGTCGCAAAGAGGATATAACCACCAAGAAGCAACATATTCCAGTCGTCGACAAAACACCGGAAGAACCACCACCCGTTCTGATAGCTGTGGTAGGGCCACCGAAAGTGGGCAAATCGACGCTGATCATGAATCTAATCAAGAACTTCACCAAAACAAATGTGACTAATCTGAACGGTCCCATCACGGTGGTTACTTCGAAGAAACGGCGCATCACACTGATCGAATGCAACAACGATATTAACAGCATGATCGACGTGGCGAAGTGTGTCgatttggtgctgctgttggtcgATGCGAGCTTTGGATTTGAGATGGAGATTTTTGAGTTCCTCAACATCTGCCAGGTGCACGGTATGCCGAAGATAATGGGGATTTTGAATCACCTGGACATGATCAAGAATGCGAAGGCGCTAAAGATGCAAAAGAAGCTACTAAAGCATCGCTTTTGGACCGAGGTGTACGATGGTGCCAAACTGTTCTACCTATCTGGGTTAATTCACGGGGAGTATCTGAAGAACGAAATCAGGAATCTAGGTCGGTTCATATCGGTCATGAAGTTTCGACCACTTACGTGGCGTGGAGCACACAGTTACATGATTGCCGACCGTATGGAGGACATAACGAACGCGGAACAAATTCGTCTAAATGCCAAATGCGATCGTACCGTTGTGCTGTACGGTTACGTACGCGGTGTACcgttgaaaaaggaaaatatggtACACATCGCAGGATTGGGAGATTTGCCGATCGAAGAACTAAACACACTGCCCGATCCGTGTCCACTTCCGTCGGGTGAGAAGAAGCGTAGTTTGATGGAAAAGGAGCGTTTACTTTACGCACCGATGTCCGGTGTCGGAGGTATCGTGTACGATAAGGATGCCGTCTATATTGAGCTGCAAGGTTCGCACAGCCACAGGCATGGAGTGAAAAACACTGAACAGCAGCAGATCGTCGATTCGTTCATCGAGAAGAAGGAAACGTTCGATGTGACGATCGATAATCAAGAGTTTCGACTGTTTAGTGACGGTGCTGTGATTAAGTCGAGAGATTTTGTTgatgaaagcaaacaaaatggagatGATTCGGATGATGACGAACTGGAAGGTGAAGACGAAgatgaggaggaggaagaggattCGGGATTGGAAGATTCGGACGATGAAGCAGACGTAGGTAAAGGTGCTCGTTTAGGCTGGATACCGGAGGAagccgatgacgatgatgatgatgaggcaAACGATGAGGATGGTTCCAGTGAGGAAGACGATGAGGATGACTTAAACGACTTGGACACGATGGGCAAGAAGTCACGCTCCAGCGGATATCTTTCGTCGGATGATGAGCAAACAGCATCCGGCGGCAACACAATGGCCTGGAAGGAAGGTCTCGCCGCAAGAGCCCGTAAAGACTATCTAAACCGGTTggccacaaacaaaaatctgaTGAAAATCGTGTACGGGGTGTTTAGCAAGTTCCACAAGCGGCAGCAAGAGAAAGCGGATGCTGAAAATGCCGAATCGGAGGATGATGATTTGCTGGGAGGAATATTCAAAACCGTCACCCAGAAACAAACGgaactgcagaaaaagaaaagcgtccAGGATGTGGATGAATGTTGCTTCTTTGAGGAGTACGGTGATGGTATTCGGGATTGGACGACGAAGGATAATAAGGACCTCATACAGAATTGCTTCGTGACGGGCAAATGGAAAGCGTCGGAAGATGCTGAGGAACTGCTGAAGCTGGACGACATGAGCGATGGCGATAGTGATGTGTACGGGGATTTTGAGGATCTTGAAACGGGCGAAAAACATGAAGCTTCTAAagcacccaaaaaacaaacgaaggaCGATGGTGAAGGAGGAACTGAAGATGGCGATGAGAAAGGTGGTGAAGCGAAGGAAGCGGAAGGAAAAGCGGTCAAACGTAAGGCGACGAGAATTGAGGAGAAAAACATGTCCCGGACGGAGCTGATGGCAAAGAAGATGAAGCTGAAGGCAAAGTTTGACTCGGAGTACGACAATCCGGAAAAGGACGATCAGCATATTGTGGGTGACCATCAGTACTACGAGAAGCTTAAAGCGGACGCCCTACGGCAGTCGGAACTCAACAAGAAGGAGTTTGCCAATCTGGATGAAGATGTACGGCTCAACATCGAAGGACACCGGGCGGGGTTGTATGTGCGCATGAGCTTTAAGAACGTTTCCGCTGAGTTTGTGGAACATTTCGACCCGGCCTATCCGGTACTGATCGGTGGCTTAAACATGGTGGAGGAGAACGTGGGGTACGTGAACTGTAAGGTGAAGAAACACCGTTGGTACAagaaaacgcttaaaacgggCGACCCGCTGATCATTTCACTCGGTTGGCGACGGTTTCAAACGGTCCCGATCTACGCTAAGGTGGAAGATGATTTTAAGCATCGCTACCTGAAGTACACACCGAACCATGTGACCTGTAGCATGAGCTTTTGGGGTCCAATCACGCTTCAAAATACGGGCCTAATGGCGATCCAATCGGTGGCGTACGATCAGAAGGAGGTACGCAAGCTTGGCTTCCGTGTGGCGGCTACCGGTGCAGTTAGCGAATCGGACAAGAATGTCGACATCATGAAGAAGCTCAAATTGATCGGAACGCCGGATAAAATTTATCAGAAAACGGCCTACATAAAGGGGATGTTCAATTCCACGCTCGAGGTGGCCAAGTTCGAGGGTGCCAAGGTACGTACCGTGTCCGGCATTAGGGGTCAAATAAAGAAAGCAGTTGCACCGGAGGGTACATTCCGTGCCACGTTTGAAGACCGAATACAGCTTAGCGATATCGTGTTCTGTCGCACATGGTTCCGGGTGAATGTGCCGAAGTTTTACGCCCCGATCACGAACCTTCTGCTAGCGCcggaaaagaaaacgcaatGGAGCGGCATGAAAACGTTGGGACAGTTGAAGCGCGAAAAGAACATCCAGTTCGAACCGAAGGAGGACAGCACGTACAAAAAGATTGTGCGAGAAAAAGTTGCCTTCCGACCGTTGGTTATTCCGAAGAATCTTCAGAAGGCACTGCCGTACAAGGATAAACCGAAGCTTGGACCGTTGAATCCGAAAAAATCGTTCGAAAGTGAACGAGTGGCGGTGGTGCTATCGCCACACGAGCAGAAG GTGGCCAAAATGATGAACATGATCAAAACCAACTTCCAAGCcaagcaaagcaaacaactGCGCCAGGTGCGGGAACGGTCGAAGAAGTACAAGAAGCAGTtggtgaatgaaaattttaaaaagctaCAGCGCCAGAAAGAGCTGAAGAAGAAGGTGTTTAAAGCAATCAGCAAAATGGATtcgaaaaaggaagagaaaatgaagagtggtaaaaagtga